The Bryobacteraceae bacterium genome includes a window with the following:
- a CDS encoding ATP synthase subunit gamma, with product MPSLIDIRRRIRSVKNTQQITRAMKMVASARLRRAQDRVINARPYARMASELLGDVVAAAGPELVEKLPLLAVRPERRVQLVLITADRGLAGAFNSNLIKAAQQFLAERPEQEVQLELVGRKGRDFFVKRPVKISGETTGISQSAGQTEAEQLGGKLIERFISGEADAVYLIYNEFKSVLSQRVTLKKILPIQMPQAGAAPREYIFEQPPMQMLEKLLPEFIVLQVLEAFLESAAAEQAARMTAMDAATTNAGEVINKLTLYMNRVRQASITREIIEVVSGASALE from the coding sequence ATGCCCAGCCTGATCGATATCCGGCGCCGCATCCGCTCGGTCAAGAACACGCAGCAGATCACGCGCGCCATGAAGATGGTCGCCTCGGCGCGGCTGCGCCGCGCGCAGGACCGTGTGATCAACGCCCGGCCTTACGCCCGCATGGCCAGCGAGCTTCTGGGCGACGTGGTCGCCGCCGCCGGCCCCGAACTGGTGGAAAAGCTGCCTCTGCTGGCCGTGCGGCCCGAGCGCCGCGTCCAGCTCGTGCTCATCACCGCCGACCGCGGCCTGGCCGGAGCGTTCAACTCGAACCTGATCAAGGCCGCCCAGCAGTTCCTCGCCGAGCGGCCGGAGCAGGAAGTGCAGCTCGAGCTCGTCGGCCGCAAGGGGCGCGACTTCTTCGTCAAGCGTCCGGTGAAGATCAGCGGAGAGACGACCGGCATCAGCCAGAGCGCCGGGCAGACGGAAGCCGAACAGCTCGGCGGAAAGCTGATCGAACGCTTCATCTCCGGCGAGGCGGACGCCGTCTACCTGATTTACAACGAGTTCAAGAGCGTGCTCTCGCAGCGCGTGACGCTGAAGAAGATCCTGCCCATCCAGATGCCGCAGGCGGGCGCCGCGCCGCGCGAGTACATCTTCGAGCAGCCGCCCATGCAGATGCTCGAAAAGCTCCTGCCCGAATTCATCGTGCTGCAGGTGCTCGAGGCGTTTCTTGAATCGGCGGCCGCCGAGCAGGCCGCCCGCATGACGGCCATGGACGCGGCGACGACCAACGCCGGCGAGGTGATCAACAAGCTGACGCTTTACATGAACCGCGTCCGCCAGGCCAGCATCACGCGCGAGATTATCGAGGTGGTCAGCGGGGCCAGCGCCCTGGAGTGA
- the atpA gene encoding ATP synthase subunit alpha, whose product MAQIRADEIARVLREEIESYDKAVEVAETGYVVTVGDGIARVHGLDKVMAGELVELPHGVVGLAMNLEEDEVGVVLLGEPHVIKEGDEVRRTRRIMSVPVGEALIGRVVNALGEPIDDKGPIKTEHYGPVERLAPGVIDRKPVREPLQTGIKAIDALIPIGRGQRELIIGDRQTGKTAIAIDTIINQKGQDVICIYVAIGQKRSTVAQVVKTLTDYGAMDYTIVVAATASESAALQYIAPYAGCAMGEYFRDRGGHALCIYDDLSKQAAAYREISLLLRRPPGREAYPGDVFYLHSRLLERAAKLNEKLGGGSLTALPFIETQAGDVSAYIPTNVISITDGQIFLQTDLFNSNIRPAVDVGISVSRVGGNAQIKAMKQVAGSLRLDLAQYRALAAFAQFGSDLDKASQAQLNRGRRLTEILKQPQYHPLPVEKQVLILFAGVNGYLDDLPVEACQQFEAELYRYVDATHPEIPAEIREKKAISEDLKARIEKMMAEFKQRFKAEHKLQ is encoded by the coding sequence ATGGCTCAGATTCGTGCCGATGAAATCGCCCGCGTGCTGCGGGAGGAGATCGAGAGCTACGACAAGGCGGTGGAAGTCGCCGAAACCGGGTATGTGGTCACGGTAGGCGACGGCATCGCGCGCGTACACGGGCTCGACAAGGTGATGGCGGGCGAGCTGGTGGAGCTGCCCCACGGCGTTGTGGGCCTGGCCATGAACCTCGAGGAAGACGAGGTGGGCGTCGTGCTGCTCGGCGAGCCGCACGTCATCAAGGAAGGCGACGAAGTGCGCCGCACGCGGCGCATCATGTCCGTGCCGGTGGGCGAGGCGCTCATCGGCCGCGTCGTCAACGCTCTCGGCGAGCCCATCGACGACAAGGGGCCCATCAAGACCGAGCACTACGGCCCCGTCGAGCGCCTCGCGCCCGGCGTCATCGACCGCAAACCCGTGCGCGAGCCGCTGCAGACCGGCATCAAGGCCATCGACGCCCTTATCCCCATCGGCCGCGGCCAGCGCGAGCTCATCATCGGCGACCGCCAGACCGGCAAGACCGCCATCGCGATCGACACCATCATCAACCAGAAGGGCCAGGACGTCATCTGCATCTACGTCGCCATCGGCCAGAAGCGCTCCACCGTGGCGCAGGTCGTCAAGACGCTCACCGACTACGGCGCCATGGACTACACGATCGTCGTCGCCGCCACGGCGAGCGAGTCGGCCGCGCTGCAGTACATCGCCCCGTACGCCGGCTGCGCCATGGGCGAATACTTCCGCGACCGCGGCGGCCACGCCCTCTGCATCTACGACGACCTCAGCAAGCAGGCGGCCGCCTACCGCGAGATCTCGCTGCTGCTGCGGCGGCCCCCGGGACGCGAGGCTTACCCGGGCGACGTGTTCTACCTGCACTCGCGCCTGCTCGAGCGCGCGGCGAAGCTGAACGAGAAGCTCGGCGGCGGCTCGCTCACCGCGCTGCCCTTCATTGAAACCCAGGCCGGCGACGTCTCCGCCTACATCCCCACCAACGTCATCTCGATCACCGACGGCCAGATCTTCCTCCAGACGGACCTGTTCAACTCGAACATCCGCCCGGCGGTCGACGTCGGCATCTCGGTGAGCCGCGTCGGCGGCAACGCGCAGATCAAGGCCATGAAGCAGGTGGCCGGCTCGCTCCGCCTCGACCTCGCCCAGTACCGCGCCCTGGCGGCGTTCGCGCAGTTCGGCTCCGACCTCGACAAAGCCTCGCAGGCGCAGCTGAACCGCGGCCGGCGCCTGACGGAAATCCTCAAGCAGCCGCAGTATCATCCGCTGCCGGTCGAGAAGCAGGTGCTGATCCTGTTCGCCGGCGTCAACGGGTACCTGGACGATCTGCCGGTGGAAGCCTGCCAGCAATTCGAGGCCGAGCTCTACCGCTACGTGGATGCCACGCATCCCGAGATTCCGGCCGAGATCCGCGAGAAGAAAGCGATCAGCGAAGACCTGAAGGCGCGGATCGAGAAGATGATGGCCGAGTTCAAGCAGCGCTTCAAGGCCGAGCACAAGCTCCAGTAG
- the atpH gene encoding ATP synthase subunit delta — MAELALANQYAKALLEVAQAEGGAAAAEAALDQISQFAALFRESRDLRTALLSPVVDHGHKMRVIARLCEAIGAGRPVRNFLNVVTKKRRLALLEQIRDRYQALLDEAEGIVRAEVRSALPVTEEQKKAIEEALARATGGQVRCGYAVDAGLVGGVAVRIGSSVFDGSVRGHLDALRRRLVSGS; from the coding sequence ATGGCGGAACTGGCTCTGGCCAACCAATACGCGAAGGCGCTGCTGGAAGTGGCGCAGGCGGAAGGCGGCGCGGCGGCTGCCGAAGCGGCTCTGGACCAGATCTCGCAGTTCGCGGCGCTGTTCCGCGAAAGCCGGGATCTGCGCACGGCGCTGCTGTCGCCGGTGGTCGACCACGGGCACAAAATGCGCGTGATTGCGCGGCTGTGCGAGGCCATCGGAGCGGGCCGTCCGGTGCGGAATTTTCTCAACGTTGTGACGAAGAAGAGGCGGCTGGCGCTGCTCGAGCAGATCCGGGACCGCTACCAGGCGCTGCTCGACGAAGCTGAAGGCATCGTGCGCGCCGAAGTGCGCAGCGCTCTGCCGGTGACGGAAGAGCAGAAAAAAGCGATTGAAGAGGCTCTGGCGCGCGCCACCGGCGGCCAGGTGCGCTGCGGCTATGCGGTGGACGCGGGGCTGGTGGGCGGCGTGGCGGTGCGGATCGGCTCCTCGGTTTTCGACGGTTCCGTGCGGGGGCATCTGGACGCGTTGCGGCGGCGGTTGGTGAGCGGAAGTTGA
- a CDS encoding oxidoreductase: MTQNQTDRRAFVAGAAALLASSATARTANKLNPGRVIGANDRINVAVIGAGGRGFYVAERFQRYAEQVKPNACQITGVCDVYQKRVTLAKERFQCKGTLDYREILEDKDVDAVIVATPDHWHAQIALEAMDKGKDVYLEKPMCHTIEEVKALINTVRETGRVVQVGSQTTSGDQWWKARKAIADGMIGKMIMSQGSYHRNSVEGEWNWKIDPAAGPEAKGDDYIDWKMWLGKAPRRPYDADRFFRFRKYWDYSGGIATDLFFHVMAPFNICWGEPQYPHRVAASGGIYVFKDEREVPDTFHMIAEYPKGFSVVLSSSMANSEHIPGTVRGHEGTIVMVEHGRFEGYAPFITVKPEKRVISAEYKEKFGEEPIKIEVENKDTMMAHIGNFLDCMRTRQKPTLDVETAARAQVVITMAVMSYRQGKVLYFDEKNFRVTDKPVRA; the protein is encoded by the coding sequence ATGACACAGAATCAGACCGACCGCCGCGCCTTCGTGGCCGGCGCCGCCGCGCTCCTCGCCTCATCCGCGACAGCCAGGACCGCCAACAAGCTGAACCCCGGCCGCGTCATCGGCGCCAACGACCGCATCAACGTGGCCGTCATCGGCGCCGGCGGCCGCGGCTTTTACGTCGCTGAGCGCTTCCAGCGCTACGCCGAACAGGTGAAGCCGAACGCCTGCCAGATCACCGGCGTCTGCGACGTCTACCAGAAACGCGTGACGTTGGCCAAAGAGCGCTTCCAGTGCAAGGGAACGCTCGACTACCGCGAGATTCTCGAAGACAAGGACGTCGACGCCGTCATCGTCGCCACGCCCGACCACTGGCACGCGCAGATCGCGCTCGAGGCCATGGACAAGGGCAAGGACGTCTACCTCGAGAAGCCCATGTGCCACACCATCGAGGAGGTCAAGGCGCTCATCAACACCGTGCGCGAAACCGGCCGCGTCGTGCAGGTGGGCTCGCAGACGACCTCCGGCGACCAGTGGTGGAAGGCGCGCAAGGCCATCGCCGACGGCATGATCGGCAAGATGATCATGAGCCAGGGCTCCTACCACCGCAACTCCGTCGAAGGCGAGTGGAACTGGAAGATCGACCCCGCCGCCGGCCCCGAGGCCAAGGGCGACGATTACATCGACTGGAAGATGTGGCTCGGCAAGGCGCCCAGGCGCCCCTATGACGCCGACCGCTTCTTCCGCTTCCGCAAGTATTGGGACTACTCGGGCGGCATCGCCACGGATCTGTTCTTCCATGTGATGGCGCCGTTCAACATCTGCTGGGGCGAGCCGCAGTATCCGCACCGCGTGGCCGCTTCCGGCGGCATCTACGTCTTCAAGGACGAGCGCGAGGTGCCCGACACCTTCCACATGATCGCCGAATACCCGAAAGGCTTCTCGGTGGTGCTGTCGAGCTCCATGGCCAACTCCGAACACATCCCCGGCACGGTGCGCGGCCACGAGGGAACGATCGTGATGGTCGAGCACGGCCGGTTCGAAGGCTATGCGCCGTTCATCACGGTGAAGCCCGAAAAGCGCGTCATCAGCGCGGAGTACAAGGAGAAGTTCGGCGAGGAGCCGATCAAGATCGAGGTCGAGAACAAGGACACGATGATGGCGCACATCGGCAACTTCCTCGACTGCATGCGCACGCGCCAGAAGCCCACGCTCGACGTGGAAACCGCAGCCCGCGCCCAGGTGGTGATCACCATGGCCGTGATGAGCTACCGGCAGGGCAAGGTGCTCTACTTCGACGAGAAGAACTTCCGGGTGACCGACAAGCCCGTGCGCGCCTGA